AATCAGACGGTCGAGGAAAAAGTTGAGGGGCGCGCAACCGGTGATCTTAACGCCGCCTGAGTCTTCCGCATGATCTTTTTTATGCAGAACGATTTCGGCAACCTCCTTTGATTTCCGGCGGACGGATGATTCGAACGCTGCTAATTCCTCCCCGGCCGGTACGGTAAATGCGCTCAATTTCGGGTCGTTCATCCCCATGGTTATTACAAACCGCGCTTTGAGGCGTTTTCCCTGTTTTTTCAGTAACGTATCGATAAGCGGAAACCCCCGGAAAATCGACCCGCCCCGCGTGGCGATCGCGAAAAAATATGAGGAGGATGTCATATCCGTCTTTTTCAGGAATTCCCGTACCACAGACGGGATCGTCATACCGTGACAGGGAAAAACAAAACCGACGTTCGGCGCTTCCGTGCCGGGACATCCGGCATCAAGCGCCCCGACCATGGGGACGAGGACGGAACGTGGAATCATCTTCTCCAATTCCCGTGCAACATATAACGAATTGCCGGTCCCCGAAAAATAAAAAAGCTGTGTCTTCATTGCTCGATTCTCCATATAACTCAATAAAAATGTCAGCTTCGAAGGAGGTGATTTGCCGATATTAATCAATAAAACGCATTCGTCTGACGGCGCACGTTCCGTAATTATTCCATAAACAAATCGATATGTTCCTCAACCAGATATTCCCTATACGCTTCATCATCCGGAATGAGTCTCTTTTCCCCTTTCAAAACACTAACGATGATAGTATGTCGAAATAAATGAGTCAAGCTTGCCGTTTATTGAGGGATGTGTGCTGTCGCGCACAAATAAGAAGAAAGCCCGGCACCAGCCGGCCCGTCCGGGACAGACACGGATGAATCGTTTTAGTCAAGGTTTCCCCGCACGGACTGTATACAAAGAAGACGTTATATCCGGTGCCGTTATCAGACGATTGACACATTACGGTTTTAGCGACAATATGAATAGACCGATTCTGTATATCCCGGTGATCGATAAAGACAATATCAAAGGAGTGACCAAAATGCCAAACGTAACGATTGACGGCCCTGAGATTTCCGATACCGAGACAAAACGCCGCCTTGTTGTTGAGGTGACCGATGCATTGGAAAAGGCGTACGGACTGCACCGCGACGCCTTCGTTGTCATCATAAAGGAGAACGCTCCGGAGAATGTCGGCGTCGGCGGCCGGCTTCTCGCGGACAGGCAGAAGCAAAAAGGGTGAAGTACCCATACGGTCTCCAGGCATGCCCGTGCCCGAAAAAAAAATGCCCGCGTCATGGCCGGTGTGAGGAATGTATCACATACCATAAAAATCGGGGAAAACTCCCCTATTGCGAACGAAGGTCGTTTATAAAGAAGATGGAAAAAAGGAAAAGCCGGGGGTGAGTTGTCTCTCTTCCGCCGGTATAACGCCGGACGCACCTGATATGGCGCGGTTGCCGGCTAGGTCGTCCAGGTATATCCCTTCTCCCTGAACAACCGTATACAGGCATCGACGACGTCCGGATCGTAGAGAATTCCTTTGAACCGGTCTATCTCATCGAGGGCGGCGTCAATCCCCAGGGCTTCCCGATACGGCCGGTGGGACGACATGGCTTCGACCACATCCGCGACAGTCATTATCCGCGCTTCTATGGAGATTTCATCGCCCTTCAGTCCCCTCGGATATCCCGAACCGTCGAGTTTTTCATGATGTTCGTACACGATATCCGCGATCGGCCATGGAAAATCGATTGTCTTCAATATATCGTAACCGACCTGCGGATGCTTCTTGATCATCATGAACTCGATATCATCGAGTTTTCCCGGCCGGTTAAGCACTTCCGATGGAACATATATTTTCCCCAGGTCGTGGACAAGACCCGCCATTCGTATCGATTCCACTTTGTTTGAATCGAGTTTCAATTCCTGGGCAATCGTTCTGGCAAGATCGGAAACCTTGTGTAAATGGCCGAATGTGTAAGGATCCCTCACTTCAACGGTTTGGGCCATGGTCTGGATGAATCCGCTCATGGCTTTTCGTAATTTTATGAGATGCTCGCTCAGGTTGTTTTTCTGATTCTCGACCTCATTAACGAGCAATGATGTCTGCAAAGCACTGCTGATATTGTCACTCAGAAATCCGTAAATCTGCGCCATCTCTATATTGAGTTCATAAACGATAAACCCGATTTCATTGAGGACTTCGACAATCACGGCAAACCTTTTACCCCAGAACGGCATGGTTTCGGGCACGAGCTTTTTGGCCGGAAACGGTTTCTCTTTCTCGACCGTTAACACAGGGCCTTTTTCATCATATGCAAGAAGAAGACGGGCTTCGCCTTCTATAAGGTTTTGCCGGTCGGAAAAAAAAGAAAGATAACACTCACTGATACCGAGTTCGGGTAATCTTTTTTTAAGCTCTTCAATCTGCTTTTCCTTTTCCAGCATCATATGCAAATCCTCACGAAGCGAGTTGAATCGCTGGTTTTCAACAAGCAATCCGCTGTGCCGGTATTTTTCCTCCTGAAGCATTCTTTCAGAGACCAGGACATACGCCCTGTAGCCCAATTCCTCCGTACATAAAAGCGATTCATGGTGGTTGAGTACCTTAAGCAGCTTGTCTTTAAGTCCGTCGACAAGCTGCTGCAATACGAAAATGTCGCCCCCGAGAATCTGTATGTTTTTGATCATTAAATCGAACTTTCGCATAAACCCGTCGATGTCACAGGATTTTATGCTTTCCAGAAAATCCAGACAAATGTCTTTCAGAAGTCCTTTTTCGTCGATCGAGAACCGTCGTTTAAACAGTCCTTCGGTCTTTTCGATGACTGCATCGATAATTTCCCGCTTTCGCTCGATCGTTTTATTGCCTTTTTCCTTTCCCTCTTTTCCCTTTTGCGAATATGCGGGAAACGAAGCGGTGACACAGCCGCACGATTCCCGCACGATCAGCGAGGACGGAACAACCATTCTGCCCGAAAGCTCTCCGCCTTTCATATGTCCGATCAATAATTCGACAGCGGTCCATCCCTGTTCATAGAGCGGCTGCTTTACCGTGGTAAGCGGGGGGCTGCAATATCTGGACAGATTGAGATTATCGAAACCCGTCACCGCCATCTCATCCGGGACCCGTATTCCCCGTGCCGTCAGTGCATCCAGAACACCGAAAGCCATATTATCGTTTGCCGCAACAATAACGTCGAACTTGTGATTCGTATCGTTGAATAGATAATCCACCGCCCTGATTCCGGAAGAGGAGGTGAAATCACCGTTCACGATCATCGATTCCTGAAGCCGTATACCCTTTTCCTTCAGTAGATTGCGAAAACATTCAAAACGTTCGTTCGCATCCGGGATATGCTCCGCTCCCTTGATAAACGCGAAGTGTTTGTAATGATGAACGTCGACAAGGTGATTCACCAGGTCCCTCATGCCGCTTTCATTATCGACACTGAGAGAAGGCAGGGAATCCAGCACATGTGAAATCGTTATAAGGGGTATGGGGCGGAACCGTTCGCAAAATCTCCCTATGGTTCCGTTGTCGACATAACGGGAAATGGGAGCGGCAAGGATAATAAGGCCGTCGAGTATATCGCTGTATGCCAGGTCGTACAGGATATTCCGTATTTCCTCATATTTGCGGCTGGAATGGATACTTCCTCCGTGATAACAGATGAGATTGACGTCGTTTCTCAAGGCACAATCCGCAACACCGCGCAGGATCGTATTCTGATATGGGCTGACAACCCAATCGACGAGTATCCTTATTGTCAACCTATTCTTGTCGTTTTTCGCCATATTTCATTCATTTATAGACGTTAAAGCGAACAATAACCGTTCTCTCAGGACGTTTCATGTTACCTTTTCCGATCGGGATATCTCACGATCGAACGACAACCAAAAAAACGGCTGTATACTTTAACTATAATTGATATAAAAGATGTTTTACAAACATTTTTTTTTTGATATAAGTAAGTTATGACCATGCGACAGTATAATAAACTCGTCCGCTATTTCCTCGAGAAAAAAGAAGATCATATTTCACGGCAGGAAAAAAAGGAATTCGAGGAGTTTATCAAGATCAATGAGGGGATGATCTATTCAAAAATTTTCTTCGAGTATTCCCAGTTGGAGATCGACAACAAACGGGCAAAAGACTTTCTGGAAAATGTCGTAAAGAACAAGATGAGGCTCGAAGCCGCGATGAATACGTCATTTGACTTCAGAGTTTCATTCCTCGATTATCTTATCAGAAACATCAATTCCATCACCCAGGCTTCCGAACCGCGGATCATCGAGGACAAGATATTTCGAAACCTCAATCAATTAATCGTAAAAGACGAATTAACGGGACTTTTTAATTTCAGACATTATGAAAACGAACTCGAAAAGGAGTTTTCCAGAGCCAGGCGATACGATCACCCGTTCAGTCTCGTTATCATGGATATCGACGATTTTAAAATATACAACGACAAGTTCGGTCATATCGAAGGGAATCACGTACTGCAGAAAATTTCACAAATCATCCTGGAATCAGTGCGGATTACGGATATCCCCTGCCGTTACGGCGGCGAAGAGTTTGCCATCATTCTTCCGCAGACAGGAAGCGAAGGCGCCTATTTTCGTTCTGAAAAAATAAGGGAAACCGTCGAACAGCAGAAGTTCAGGCAGAAATTGACAATAAGCGGCGGTATTGCGGTTTTTCCCGATGATACGGATAGATCAGACCGTACCCTTTTCGAATATGCGGACAAGGCACTCTACTATTCAAAGGAAAAGGGGAAAAACAGGGTAACCAGATTTTCTGCGGAATTTTTATCGAAAATCCTCTGAGTATGCCGGCTTTTCCTTATCAGCAAGATTGTACCCGGGAACTGTTCGGCACCTTCAACCAAGTATCGATACCGGATACGGATATAGCGACCGTAGCATTGCGAAAGCAACCTTTTCCAGGCCGAACAGGGCAGGTCAATCTTCCAGCATCTTTTTAGGATCCGCCATAAACTCCTTGTAAACCCTGAAATGATCCGTTTCTTCATATGCGATCTGTTTTACGGGAATGCGGTCGAAACTGTAAATTGTGGCGCCTTTGCACGCTAAAAGGATGGGGGAGTGAGTTGCGATGATAAATTGAGCGTGCCCGTGGTCGGTCATTTTACAGAGAATATCAAGAAGCGAGAGTTGGGATCTCGGTGAAAGGGCCGTTTCCGGTTCATCGAGCAGATATAACCCCTTCACCGTGTATCGCGACCGGAAAAATGCCATAAACGATTGCCCGTGAGATTTGGTGAGAAGTGATTCCCCGCCGAAATAATCAAGGACGCCCGGATCGGAGGAAGCCCATTCATCCAGAATACGGGCGAAATTGTTGAAAATGCTCGACGCAAAAAAGGAACCGGGGACCGGCCCGTCCGACCATTCATGCTCCACATAACGGTAAAGCATCTGTTCATAGGGATTGTTCGTACACCGCGCCCTTTCAACGCCCCGCCAAATATAGATTCCGCAACGGTAGGTGATCGCCTCCAGAAGCGTCGACTTCCCGGTACCGTTTTCCCCGACAAAAAACGTCACCGGTGTCGTGAAATCGATTGACCCCGTTTTATTGAGAATCTCGAGATTGAAAGGAAAATGCCGGTGCGTCGGATATTGTCCGGCATTGAGGGTAATCTTTTTCAGATGCATATCAGTGTTTCCCCGCGGGCTTTACGGCCATTGGTATCGTCATCGGTTTCAATATACCAGTATGGCGGTACAAAGTAAATCAATCTGCATGAAAAAATTACAATTTGACTCTCTTTGAATCTTTTTGTATATTCATCCATAAAGAGTAACGGAATTTATGAACATTACGGTAGAAAAAGCAAAACTCGCAGGTGAACTGATCATTCCCGCTTCAAAATCCCATACCATTCGGGCGCTTGTCATCGCAACTATGGCAGATGGAACTTCCGTTATTCAGTCCCCTCTTGATTCGGGAGACACGCGGGCGTGCGTCGAGGCATGCAGGCTTTTTGGTGCCGGCATCGACCTTCGTGAGACCGAATGGATCGTCCGCGGCAGGGGCCGCGCCCTTGCGACACCGGATAATGTCGTCGATGTGAGGAATTCGGGAACCACCCTGTACATCGCGCTCGGGATGGCCGCGCTCTGTGACGGATGGACGATATTTACCGGAGACGGTCAAATACGATCGAGGCCGGCAACCCCGTTGCTTGCCTCACTCGGGGATTGCGGCGCGATGGCCTTCTCCACACGCGGTAACGGCTGCGCCCCGATCGCCGTCAAAGGGGTCCTCAACGGAGGAAAAACCTCGATCCAATGCCCGACATCCCAATATCTGACCAGTCTTCTCATCAACTGTCCGCTTGCGGAGGGAGATACGGAGATCGATGTCACGCAACTGAATGAAGTACCGTATGTGACAATGACCATGAACTGGCTCAAGGAACAGGGTATCGTCTTTTCTCATGAAAACTATAAAAAGGTCTTTATAAAGGGAGGACAGCACTATAAGCCTTTTAAAAAAATTATCCCCGCCGATTTCTCGTCCGCCACTTTTTTCCTCTGTGCCGCGGCAATCACCGGTTCGAAGCTGACGCTTTTAGGGCTGGACATGGATGATTCCCAGGGAGACAAGCAGGTCGTGGAAATACTACAACAGATGGGTTGCCGGGTCAGCCGTCATGAAAAAAGCCTTGTTATCGAAGGGGGGGCGCTTAAAGGCGGAGAGTTTGATTTAAACAGTATTCCGGATTCATTGCCGGCCCTTTCGGTGACCGCGTGCTTCGCCGAAGGGACGACGCGGCTTTATAATGTAGAACAGGCCCGGCTCAAGGAAACGGACAGGATAAGCGTCATGTACGGAGAATTGAAAAAAATGGGCGCTTCCGTCGAAGAACGTCCGGACGGACTCATTATACAAAAAAGCCCATTAAAGGGAGCATCCGTTTGCGGCCATTCGGACCACCGTATCGTCATGGCATTGACAATTGCAGGATTGGGCGCGGAAGGTAAAACGACAGTCGATACCACGGAATCGGTCGGGATTACCTTCCCTGATTTTTTTACGTTGTTAAAGAAGGTTACTTTGTAAAGGGGCAACTATGGATATCAGAAGTCTTTTGGAACTCATGCGAGAAAGAAAAAGTACACGAAATTTCGAGGCGGATCGGCATATTCCTCATGTGAAGGAACAGCTTATCCTCGAAGCGGCAAGACTCGCTCCGAGTGCGGGAAACAATCAGACATGGCACTTTTTTATCGTCAAAGACCTGCAAAAAAAGCAGAAAATCGCCGAAGCGGCATTCGGACAGCACTTTATCGTTCAGGCGCCACTTGTCGTTATTGCAGCTATTAATAAAAAACGCGCGACAAACGGATACGGCAAGCGGGGGATCGAACTCTACGCCATTCAGGATACGGCCGCCGCGATCGAACATATGCTTCTCGCCGCGAGGGCGCAGGGAATCGGAAGCTGCTGGATCGGCGCTTTTTCGGAAGACGCCCTCTACGAGGCGGTCGGTATCGAGCGGGAACACTACCGGCCCGTTGCCATCATCCCATTCGGCTATTCGCTGGATGATCCCCCGAACCGGGGAAGACATCCCCTGAAACAGATCGTCACCGAACTGTAAGCGATTTTTAAATATCGACGCGATACAACCGGACGCCTCCTTTTTTTAAAAACACGCCCGATACGTCTATTTTAAGAAATCATCCCTTCCCGTAATCCGCAGAACCTCATATAACGCCTCCATGAAGGTTTTCCGCTCATCGATTCG
This window of the Spirochaetales bacterium genome carries:
- a CDS encoding 4-oxalocrotonate tautomerase family protein, which translates into the protein MPNVTIDGPEISDTETKRRLVVEVTDALEKAYGLHRDAFVVIIKENAPENVGVGGRLLADRQKQKG
- a CDS encoding substrate-binding domain-containing protein — translated: MAKNDKNRLTIRILVDWVVSPYQNTILRGVADCALRNDVNLICYHGGSIHSSRKYEEIRNILYDLAYSDILDGLIILAAPISRYVDNGTIGRFCERFRPIPLITISHVLDSLPSLSVDNESGMRDLVNHLVDVHHYKHFAFIKGAEHIPDANERFECFRNLLKEKGIRLQESMIVNGDFTSSSGIRAVDYLFNDTNHKFDVIVAANDNMAFGVLDALTARGIRVPDEMAVTGFDNLNLSRYCSPPLTTVKQPLYEQGWTAVELLIGHMKGGELSGRMVVPSSLIVRESCGCVTASFPAYSQKGKEGKEKGNKTIERKREIIDAVIEKTEGLFKRRFSIDEKGLLKDICLDFLESIKSCDIDGFMRKFDLMIKNIQILGGDIFVLQQLVDGLKDKLLKVLNHHESLLCTEELGYRAYVLVSERMLQEEKYRHSGLLVENQRFNSLREDLHMMLEKEKQIEELKKRLPELGISECYLSFFSDRQNLIEGEARLLLAYDEKGPVLTVEKEKPFPAKKLVPETMPFWGKRFAVIVEVLNEIGFIVYELNIEMAQIYGFLSDNISSALQTSLLVNEVENQKNNLSEHLIKLRKAMSGFIQTMAQTVEVRDPYTFGHLHKVSDLARTIAQELKLDSNKVESIRMAGLVHDLGKIYVPSEVLNRPGKLDDIEFMMIKKHPQVGYDILKTIDFPWPIADIVYEHHEKLDGSGYPRGLKGDEISIEARIMTVADVVEAMSSHRPYREALGIDAALDEIDRFKGILYDPDVVDACIRLFREKGYTWTT
- the aroA gene encoding 3-phosphoshikimate 1-carboxyvinyltransferase, with protein sequence MNITVEKAKLAGELIIPASKSHTIRALVIATMADGTSVIQSPLDSGDTRACVEACRLFGAGIDLRETEWIVRGRGRALATPDNVVDVRNSGTTLYIALGMAALCDGWTIFTGDGQIRSRPATPLLASLGDCGAMAFSTRGNGCAPIAVKGVLNGGKTSIQCPTSQYLTSLLINCPLAEGDTEIDVTQLNEVPYVTMTMNWLKEQGIVFSHENYKKVFIKGGQHYKPFKKIIPADFSSATFFLCAAAITGSKLTLLGLDMDDSQGDKQVVEILQQMGCRVSRHEKSLVIEGGALKGGEFDLNSIPDSLPALSVTACFAEGTTRLYNVEQARLKETDRISVMYGELKKMGASVEERPDGLIIQKSPLKGASVCGHSDHRIVMALTIAGLGAEGKTTVDTTESVGITFPDFFTLLKKVTL
- a CDS encoding GGDEF domain-containing protein — its product is MRQYNKLVRYFLEKKEDHISRQEKKEFEEFIKINEGMIYSKIFFEYSQLEIDNKRAKDFLENVVKNKMRLEAAMNTSFDFRVSFLDYLIRNINSITQASEPRIIEDKIFRNLNQLIVKDELTGLFNFRHYENELEKEFSRARRYDHPFSLVIMDIDDFKIYNDKFGHIEGNHVLQKISQIILESVRITDIPCRYGGEEFAIILPQTGSEGAYFRSEKIRETVEQQKFRQKLTISGGIAVFPDDTDRSDRTLFEYADKALYYSKEKGKNRVTRFSAEFLSKIL
- a CDS encoding AAA family ATPase, translated to MHLKKITLNAGQYPTHRHFPFNLEILNKTGSIDFTTPVTFFVGENGTGKSTLLEAITYRCGIYIWRGVERARCTNNPYEQMLYRYVEHEWSDGPVPGSFFASSIFNNFARILDEWASSDPGVLDYFGGESLLTKSHGQSFMAFFRSRYTVKGLYLLDEPETALSPRSQLSLLDILCKMTDHGHAQFIIATHSPILLACKGATIYSFDRIPVKQIAYEETDHFRVYKEFMADPKKMLED
- a CDS encoding nitroreductase family protein gives rise to the protein MDIRSLLELMRERKSTRNFEADRHIPHVKEQLILEAARLAPSAGNNQTWHFFIVKDLQKKQKIAEAAFGQHFIVQAPLVVIAAINKKRATNGYGKRGIELYAIQDTAAAIEHMLLAARAQGIGSCWIGAFSEDALYEAVGIEREHYRPVAIIPFGYSLDDPPNRGRHPLKQIVTEL
- a CDS encoding EFR1 family ferrodoxin (N-terminal region resembles flavodoxins. C-terminal ferrodoxin region binds two 4Fe-4S clusters.), with product MKTQLFYFSGTGNSLYVARELEKMIPRSVLVPMVGALDAGCPGTEAPNVGFVFPCHGMTIPSVVREFLKKTDMTSSSYFFAIATRGGSIFRGFPLIDTLLKKQGKRLKARFVITMGMNDPKLSAFTVPAGEELAAFESSVRRKSKEVAEIVLHKKDHAEDSGGVKITGCAPLNFFLDRLIPFMVHFLSAKVKKYFYADSKCDGCGICAKVCPSQKIVMRDGKPVWQKRIGCYVCYACLNFCPREAVQIYSKVWMKSYTQEKGRYPHPYASVNDIAKQRKM